The proteins below come from a single Mucilaginibacter mali genomic window:
- a CDS encoding efflux RND transporter permease subunit: protein MNKFIKNIIYFSLRHRYFVFFMTAILVVIGVWSYTNTPIETFPDVTNTQIIIIAQWPGRSAEEVEKFITIPIETVLNSVQKKSNLRTTSAFGLSYTRIIFDDDVDDAFARQQVLSRLANADLPDGVKPEIEPPYGPTGEIYRYTLKSKTKSLHELTAIQDWILDRQFKSVPGVADVNSFGGEEKDYEVSVNPALLQKYNLTSLDVFTAINRSNINVGGDVIEKNDQAYVVRGIGLIGNVDEIRNIIIKNVNNVPILAKDVADVHEAGLPRLGQVSRDKQKDVIEGIIVMRKGENPAEVLERVRAKVADLNNNVLPKDVKIDTFYDRTNLMDFCTETVIHNLLEGIVLVTVIVFLFMADWRTTLTVAIIIPLALLFAFICMRIKGMSANLLSMGAVDFGIIIDGAVVMVEGIFVALDHRAHEVGMEKFNKLAKLGLFKNVGAEMGKAIFFSKLIIITCLIPIFAFQKVEGKMFSPLAYTLGFALLGALIFTLTLVPALSSILLKKNVREKHNPVVLFFENGIRRMFGFTYRNQKLSLLIAVAFMAVTFFSAKFLGTEFLPDLNEGALWVEAELPMSVSLPEAESINQKMMQILEKFPEVKQTLAQVGRTNDGTDPKGFFDVQIQVDLKNKKEWPKGLTEDELIDQMDAQLTKIPGAVFNYSQPIRDNVEEAVAGVNAALAVKIFGPDFKVLDEKADEVLRVLKTVKGVDDLGVLRNLGQPEFRIELDQRKMALYGVATADANAVIEMAIGGKAATELYEGERRFDIRVRYQKDFRDTQDKIENLMVPTLNGSKIAIKEIADIKTITGPAFIYRDNNTRHIAVKFSNRGRDLGSTIAEAQAKVARMVHLDQGYSITWAGEFENQTRASATLAHVVPICLLVIFLILFVTFGNVKDATLVILNVPFALIGGILALHITGINFSISAGIGFIALFGVCIQNGVILVSVFRKNLEAGKHLDEAIIEGVISRVRPVVMTALMAAIGLMPAAISTGIGSETQKPLAVVVIGGLVTSTILTLLILPVIYAMVYKLIHRRENRKLLKRIGAVSS, encoded by the coding sequence ATGAACAAGTTCATTAAAAATATCATATACTTCTCGCTGAGGCACCGCTACTTTGTGTTCTTTATGACCGCTATTTTGGTGGTGATAGGGGTATGGAGTTATACCAATACGCCCATCGAGACCTTCCCCGACGTAACCAACACGCAGATCATCATCATTGCCCAGTGGCCCGGCCGCAGCGCCGAAGAGGTGGAGAAGTTTATTACCATCCCTATTGAAACGGTGCTGAACTCGGTGCAGAAAAAATCGAACCTGCGTACCACTTCGGCTTTCGGTTTATCATACACCCGTATCATTTTTGACGATGACGTGGACGATGCCTTTGCACGCCAGCAGGTATTAAGCCGCCTGGCCAATGCCGATCTGCCCGATGGCGTAAAGCCCGAGATAGAGCCACCTTACGGTCCAACTGGTGAGATATATCGTTATACGCTGAAAAGTAAGACCAAATCGCTGCACGAATTGACCGCTATACAGGATTGGATCCTGGACCGCCAGTTTAAATCCGTTCCCGGCGTTGCCGACGTGAATAGCTTTGGCGGCGAGGAAAAAGATTACGAGGTAAGTGTGAACCCGGCGCTGCTGCAAAAGTATAATTTGACATCGCTTGATGTTTTTACGGCCATTAACCGCAGTAACATTAACGTAGGCGGCGACGTGATCGAGAAGAATGACCAGGCTTACGTGGTACGTGGCATTGGTTTGATCGGTAACGTGGACGAAATCAGGAACATCATCATCAAAAACGTAAACAATGTGCCTATCCTGGCTAAGGACGTGGCAGACGTGCACGAAGCCGGTCTGCCGCGTTTGGGACAAGTTAGCCGCGATAAGCAAAAGGACGTGATTGAGGGCATTATCGTAATGCGTAAAGGCGAAAACCCTGCCGAAGTACTGGAAAGGGTACGCGCCAAGGTGGCCGACCTGAACAATAATGTGCTGCCCAAGGATGTGAAGATAGATACCTTTTACGACCGTACCAACCTGATGGATTTTTGTACCGAAACTGTGATCCATAACCTGCTGGAAGGTATCGTGCTGGTAACGGTGATCGTGTTCCTGTTCATGGCCGACTGGCGTACTACCTTAACGGTGGCCATCATCATTCCGCTGGCGCTGCTGTTTGCCTTTATTTGTATGCGCATAAAGGGCATGAGCGCCAACCTGCTCAGTATGGGCGCGGTGGATTTTGGTATCATTATAGATGGCGCCGTGGTGATGGTGGAGGGCATCTTTGTGGCGCTCGATCACCGGGCGCATGAAGTTGGTATGGAGAAGTTCAACAAATTGGCCAAACTGGGCCTGTTTAAGAACGTCGGCGCCGAAATGGGCAAGGCCATCTTCTTCTCCAAGCTGATCATTATCACTTGTTTGATCCCCATCTTCGCTTTCCAAAAGGTGGAGGGTAAAATGTTCTCGCCGCTGGCTTATACCTTAGGGTTTGCCTTGCTGGGTGCGCTGATCTTCACTTTGACCCTGGTGCCCGCCTTATCAAGCATCCTGCTGAAAAAGAATGTTAGAGAGAAGCATAATCCGGTAGTGCTGTTCTTTGAGAACGGTATCCGCAGGATGTTTGGCTTTACCTATCGTAATCAAAAGCTAAGCCTGCTGATAGCGGTAGCGTTTATGGCAGTAACGTTCTTCTCGGCCAAATTCCTGGGTACCGAGTTCCTGCCCGACCTGAATGAAGGCGCCCTTTGGGTAGAGGCCGAATTGCCGATGAGCGTATCGCTGCCGGAGGCCGAAAGCATCAACCAGAAAATGATGCAGATACTGGAAAAATTCCCCGAGGTAAAGCAAACACTGGCACAGGTAGGCCGCACCAACGACGGTACCGACCCTAAGGGCTTCTTCGATGTGCAGATCCAGGTTGACTTAAAGAACAAAAAGGAATGGCCAAAAGGCCTAACCGAGGACGAGCTGATCGATCAGATGGACGCGCAGTTGACCAAAATTCCCGGTGCGGTATTCAACTACTCGCAGCCGATACGTGATAACGTAGAGGAAGCGGTAGCCGGTGTGAACGCGGCCCTGGCGGTGAAGATCTTCGGTCCTGATTTTAAGGTGCTGGATGAAAAAGCCGACGAGGTATTGCGGGTGCTGAAGACCGTTAAAGGTGTGGACGATTTAGGCGTACTGCGCAACCTTGGCCAGCCCGAATTCAGGATAGAACTGGATCAGCGCAAGATGGCCCTGTATGGCGTAGCCACGGCCGATGCAAACGCTGTTATTGAGATGGCCATCGGTGGTAAGGCCGCCACCGAACTATATGAGGGCGAGCGCCGCTTCGATATCCGGGTGCGTTACCAGAAGGATTTCCGCGATACACAGGATAAGATTGAAAACCTGATGGTGCCAACGCTTAATGGATCGAAGATTGCCATTAAGGAGATAGCCGATATTAAAACCATTACCGGTCCGGCGTTTATTTATCGTGATAATAATACCCGCCACATCGCCGTAAAATTCAGTAACCGTGGCCGTGATTTGGGTAGTACCATTGCCGAGGCCCAAGCCAAGGTAGCCCGTATGGTCCACCTCGACCAGGGTTATAGCATTACATGGGCAGGCGAGTTCGAGAACCAAACCCGCGCGTCGGCTACGCTGGCGCACGTGGTGCCGATCTGCTTATTGGTCATCTTCCTGATCCTGTTTGTAACATTTGGTAATGTAAAGGATGCCACACTGGTTATCCTGAACGTACCGTTCGCGTTGATCGGTGGTATCCTGGCCTTGCATATTACGGGTATCAACTTTAGTATATCCGCAGGTATCGGTTTCATCGCGCTGTTTGGGGTTTGTATCCAAAACGGTGTGATCCTGGTATCGGTGTTCCGCAAAAACCTGGAAGCCGGCAAGCATTTGGATGAAGCCATTATAGAAGGTGTGATATCCCGCGTACGCCCGGTGGTAATGACCGCCCTGATGGCCGCCATCGGCCTGATGCCGGCAGCGATATCTACAGGCATCGGCAGCGAAACGCAAAAACCTTTAGCCGTAGTGGTAATTGGTGGTTTGGTAACATCAACCATCCTAACCCTGCTGATACTGCCGGTTATTTACGCGATGGTTTACAAGCTGATCCATCGTCGTGAGAACAGGAAGTTGTTGAAGCGGATCGGAGCGGTGAGTTCGTAA
- a CDS encoding efflux RND transporter periplasmic adaptor subunit gives MKKEILMAGVAAVISLSACHEKKQEDNASKQVCISDSLSKMVTIDTAKLSTIKNELTLSGEVSSDDNNVVKVFPFSSGQVVEVKVSLGDKVSAGQTLAIMRSADVAGNYTDLSSTNSDVAVAKRQLDQAEYLYKNGISSERDYTEAKENYNKAVAANRKVKSAIAINGGGHTDENGMLTIKAPQSGYIIEKNITAGSFIRNDNNGSMFTISNMKDVWIWANVFESDIAKVKVGYTAKVTTIAYPGKVFMGKVNEISSVLDPDNKVMKIKIALPNPDMLLKPEMFTNVVITNSEQQQSVSVPAKAIVFDSSKNYVVVYNDKCDLKVREVSVIKTVDDITYIASGLKPGDKVISKNQLLLYDALTAD, from the coding sequence ATGAAAAAAGAAATATTGATGGCCGGTGTAGCCGCGGTAATAAGCCTTAGCGCCTGCCACGAAAAGAAACAGGAAGATAACGCCAGCAAGCAGGTTTGCATCAGCGACTCGCTAAGCAAAATGGTTACCATAGATACCGCCAAACTATCCACTATCAAAAATGAACTGACCCTATCGGGCGAAGTAAGTTCGGATGATAACAATGTGGTAAAAGTATTCCCCTTCAGCAGCGGGCAGGTGGTAGAGGTAAAAGTATCGCTGGGCGATAAGGTAAGCGCGGGACAGACCCTGGCGATAATGCGCAGCGCCGACGTGGCCGGTAACTATACCGACCTGTCGTCGACCAATTCGGACGTTGCCGTAGCCAAACGCCAGCTTGACCAGGCCGAATACCTGTACAAGAACGGCATCAGCAGCGAGCGCGATTATACCGAAGCGAAAGAGAACTACAACAAGGCCGTAGCGGCCAACCGCAAAGTGAAATCGGCCATTGCCATTAACGGTGGCGGCCATACTGATGAAAACGGCATGCTAACCATCAAAGCCCCGCAGAGCGGTTATATCATCGAGAAAAATATCACTGCCGGCAGCTTTATCCGCAACGATAACAATGGCAGCATGTTCACCATCAGCAATATGAAGGATGTATGGATCTGGGCTAATGTGTTCGAATCAGACATCGCCAAAGTAAAAGTTGGTTACACCGCCAAAGTAACCACCATCGCCTATCCCGGCAAAGTATTTATGGGTAAGGTGAACGAGATCAGTTCGGTATTAGACCCTGATAATAAGGTGATGAAGATCAAGATCGCCCTGCCGAACCCGGATATGCTGTTGAAGCCGGAGATGTTCACCAACGTGGTGATCACCAATAGCGAACAGCAGCAATCAGTATCGGTACCGGCCAAAGCCATTGTTTTTGATAGCAGCAAGAACTATGTAGTGGTTTATAACGATAAATGCGACCTGAAGGTACGCGAAGTAAGCGTAATAAAAACAGTGGATGACATAACCTACATAGCCAGCGGCCTGAAACCCGGCGACAAGGTGATCTCTAAAAACCAGTTGCTGCTTTACGATGCGCTTACAGCTGATTAA
- a CDS encoding TolC family protein: MLKQKFRIGIFCVLAIAFSKGAQAQTDTLRMNFQDAEKQFLQNNLALLAQKYNIEAQKALVDQAKLWDNPTLSTDQNIYDGGSKKFFYHNSADGLGQVFVQLSQVFQTAGKRGKQVQVAKDDAKVQEAAFNDLMRNLRYNLQLDFSQLATLIDQAKVYQNEIESATNLVNAIQKSFDVGNTSMKDLIRLKALLFGLQNDMIENSKQINDLQTELKTLLQTKETAFVVPVINTTPDKNVMLDPQALIAQAKANRADYLGNQYQLESATHNLTLQKAMASPDITVGVAYDKNSSYAQNYYGLQIGLPLPFFNRNQGNIKSAKYNMMSQEATLRDNESHLKNDVVSAVNQYKLNQQLFSTQQTAFNEQYDKLFNSMLKSFKERQIGLIEFVDFFDTYKDTKLKILQQQYNLQKSIADLNYATGTTIIKP; the protein is encoded by the coding sequence ATGCTAAAACAAAAATTTAGAATAGGGATATTCTGTGTGCTTGCTATTGCCTTTTCAAAAGGTGCCCAGGCCCAAACCGACACCCTGCGAATGAACTTCCAGGATGCCGAAAAGCAATTCCTGCAAAACAACCTGGCCTTGCTGGCACAGAAATATAATATAGAAGCCCAAAAAGCACTGGTAGACCAGGCCAAACTTTGGGACAACCCCACCTTAAGTACCGATCAGAACATTTACGACGGCGGGAGCAAGAAATTCTTTTATCATAACAGCGCGGACGGCCTGGGGCAGGTGTTTGTACAATTGAGCCAGGTGTTCCAAACCGCGGGCAAGCGTGGTAAACAAGTACAGGTAGCTAAGGACGACGCCAAAGTTCAGGAAGCCGCCTTTAACGATCTGATGCGCAACCTGCGCTATAACCTGCAGCTGGATTTCAGCCAGTTGGCTACCCTAATAGACCAGGCTAAGGTTTATCAAAACGAGATCGAATCGGCCACTAACCTGGTGAACGCTATCCAAAAATCATTCGATGTAGGTAATACCTCGATGAAAGACCTCATCAGGTTAAAAGCCCTGCTGTTCGGCTTGCAGAACGATATGATAGAGAACAGCAAGCAGATCAATGACCTGCAAACCGAATTGAAAACCTTGCTGCAAACTAAAGAGACCGCTTTTGTAGTACCTGTTATCAATACTACACCTGATAAGAACGTAATGCTTGACCCGCAGGCCTTGATCGCGCAGGCCAAAGCCAACCGCGCCGATTACCTGGGTAACCAGTACCAGCTGGAATCGGCCACGCATAACCTCACCCTGCAAAAAGCCATGGCCTCGCCCGATATAACCGTGGGGGTAGCCTATGATAAGAACAGCAGCTACGCGCAGAATTACTACGGCCTGCAAATAGGTTTGCCGTTGCCATTTTTTAACCGCAACCAGGGCAATATCAAGTCGGCCAAGTATAATATGATGAGCCAGGAAGCCACGCTGCGCGACAACGAAAGCCATTTGAAGAACGATGTGGTATCGGCTGTAAATCAATATAAACTGAACCAGCAATTGTTCAGTACCCAGCAAACGGCTTTTAACGAGCAATACGATAAACTGTTTAACAGCATGCTGAAAAGCTTTAAGGAAAGGCAGATCGGCCTGATCGAGTTCGTTGACTTTTTTGATACCTATAAGGATACCAAGCTGAAGATCTTACAGCAACAGTATAACCTGCAAAAGTCCATCGCCGATCTGAATTATGCCACCGGCACTACCATAATTAAACCCTGA
- a CDS encoding ABC transporter ATP-binding protein — MKDELIIETINITKNFFGNKSSGVNNITLFIPRGKITGIVGESGSGKTTLLNLLSGKMVPDSGDVFFHQELLPDRENARQEVHRHIKFLTQDHYEMDLNATVWENVKAGLSDKDLHYETKKVTEALSSWSIQHLHDQIFSKLSGGEKQRVTIAKALISTPEVLLLDEPFNQVDARFREGLQQDIRTIVTKMGITAILVSHDPAELLSMADQLIVIKEGEIVESGNPFELYEEPKLLYTALILASCTQLSPAQARVCGITSRRGSVVVYAEDVKVSKGIANSWLISRIFFKGIYEELIVEYKQVSVRVLNMAKGKYKVGDKVSISIRKYHEFGKWAR; from the coding sequence ATGAAGGATGAACTGATAATTGAGACCATTAACATTACCAAGAATTTTTTTGGTAATAAATCGTCGGGCGTTAATAATATTACGCTGTTTATTCCGCGGGGTAAAATAACCGGCATTGTAGGCGAAAGCGGCAGCGGTAAAACCACCCTGCTCAACCTGTTATCGGGCAAAATGGTACCCGATTCCGGCGATGTGTTTTTTCACCAGGAGCTGTTGCCCGACCGTGAGAACGCCCGGCAGGAGGTACACCGCCACATTAAATTCCTGACGCAGGACCACTACGAAATGGACCTGAACGCCACCGTTTGGGAAAACGTAAAAGCCGGGTTAAGTGATAAAGACCTGCATTACGAAACCAAAAAAGTAACCGAAGCGCTGAGCAGTTGGAGCATCCAGCACCTTCACGACCAGATTTTTAGTAAACTAAGCGGCGGCGAAAAGCAACGTGTTACCATCGCCAAGGCGCTCATCAGTACACCTGAAGTATTATTGTTAGATGAGCCTTTTAACCAGGTTGATGCCCGTTTTCGGGAGGGCCTGCAGCAGGATATCCGCACCATTGTTACCAAAATGGGCATTACTGCTATCCTGGTATCGCACGATCCGGCCGAACTACTCTCCATGGCCGATCAACTGATCGTGATAAAAGAGGGCGAGATAGTAGAAAGCGGCAACCCGTTTGAACTTTACGAGGAACCCAAACTACTTTACACCGCACTGATACTGGCCAGTTGTACCCAGCTAAGCCCGGCGCAGGCCAGGGTTTGCGGCATTACATCGCGCCGCGGCAGTGTAGTTGTTTATGCCGAAGATGTAAAGGTGAGCAAGGGTATTGCCAACAGCTGGCTAATAAGCCGGATATTTTTTAAAGGCATTTACGAGGAGCTGATTGTAGAATACAAGCAGGTAAGCGTCCGCGTGCTGAATATGGCTAAGGGTAAATATAAAGTGGGCGATAAGGTGAGCATCAGCATCCGCAAGTATCACGAGTTTGGGAAGTGGGCAAGGTAA
- a CDS encoding PAS domain S-box protein — protein sequence MDRKFNRNLQIGYGFSIAMLLLVGVVSYKTVVSLLDSNHSMSRSAMVIQKLEKALSLMKDAETGQRGYLLTGRKEFLTPYNGAPREALKLVDEAQKHTTDNADQQRNIGHVRDVMVQRMSILQAMIEKRDRGDVMNDNDFYAGKAAMDELRTAVDRAEKAEQALLKERTGRFQTFTTLTPIFIIVALAVAMIIAVVSYFRVMADVREKDRLNNDLLLQQQETAAINEELTAANEEISAGNEELIAINEELVEAREELQSLNDSLEQKVAERTRALADSEEDTQALNEELTAMNEELLSTNEALADSKRVIEKSEKLFSTIAGNIPGSLILVVDKDHKLLAAEGDLLERFGFQENNLVGKVVKDVSPPERYEASKPLYDRMFTGEQIRVERKDYDGYDYQVDFVPLFDDDNEVYAGLVIAQDISDMKGAEERSAKLASIVESSDDAILSKSLEGIITSWNRGAQRMFGYTEAEMVGQSILKLIPEERQDEEPVILSKLRNGERVDHFETKRLTSDGRQIDVSLTISPIHDASGAVIGISKIARDISEQKLDEQRKNDFIGMASHELKTPLTSLSALIQVLNMKLHNNEDAFVPSALEKANTQVRKMSSMINGFLNISRLESGKLQIEKRPFELNALIDEMIGEIKLTVASHTFVFEPQGDLKVDADPDKIGSVISNLLSNAVKYSPKGKLVTVSAEVIGNEVQVSVKDEGMGIKPNDMPHLFDRYYRVNSEHTRNISGFGIGLYLSAEIIHRHDGRIWAESEKGVGSTFYFTLPL from the coding sequence ATGGACCGAAAGTTTAACCGTAACCTGCAAATCGGGTATGGGTTTTCTATTGCTATGTTATTACTGGTAGGGGTGGTATCCTACAAAACGGTGGTTAGCTTGCTTGATAGCAACCATTCTATGTCGCGTAGCGCTATGGTGATCCAAAAACTGGAGAAAGCTCTGTCGCTGATGAAGGACGCCGAAACCGGGCAGCGCGGTTACTTGCTTACCGGGCGTAAAGAGTTTTTGACGCCATATAACGGTGCCCCCCGCGAGGCACTGAAACTGGTGGATGAAGCTCAAAAACACACAACTGACAATGCGGACCAACAGCGTAATATAGGTCATGTGCGCGATGTGATGGTTCAGCGTATGTCTATCCTGCAAGCCATGATAGAAAAGCGCGATAGAGGCGATGTGATGAACGATAACGATTTTTATGCCGGTAAGGCCGCTATGGACGAACTGCGCACCGCGGTAGATCGTGCTGAAAAAGCAGAACAGGCGCTGTTGAAGGAGCGTACCGGCCGTTTTCAAACCTTTACTACACTTACTCCTATATTTATCATTGTGGCGCTTGCTGTGGCGATGATCATAGCCGTAGTATCCTATTTTAGGGTGATGGCCGATGTGCGCGAAAAGGACCGCCTGAATAATGACCTGCTGTTGCAGCAACAGGAAACCGCCGCCATAAACGAAGAACTGACCGCTGCCAACGAAGAAATAAGTGCGGGTAATGAAGAATTGATTGCTATAAACGAGGAACTGGTAGAAGCCCGCGAGGAATTGCAAAGCCTGAACGACTCGCTTGAGCAAAAAGTGGCCGAACGCACCCGTGCCCTGGCCGACAGCGAAGAGGACACCCAGGCGCTGAACGAAGAACTGACAGCGATGAACGAAGAATTGTTATCGACCAACGAGGCACTGGCCGATAGTAAGCGCGTTATTGAAAAAAGTGAAAAACTTTTTAGCACCATTGCCGGGAATATCCCTGGTTCGCTGATATTGGTGGTAGACAAGGATCATAAACTTTTAGCCGCCGAAGGCGACCTGCTGGAACGATTTGGCTTCCAGGAAAATAATTTGGTAGGCAAAGTGGTAAAAGATGTGTCGCCCCCCGAACGTTATGAGGCCAGTAAACCCCTGTACGACCGCATGTTTACCGGTGAACAGATCAGGGTGGAACGCAAGGACTATGACGGATATGATTACCAGGTAGATTTTGTGCCACTGTTTGATGATGACAACGAAGTTTATGCCGGCCTGGTAATAGCGCAGGATATATCGGATATGAAGGGTGCCGAAGAACGCAGCGCCAAACTGGCATCGATAGTGGAATCATCAGACGATGCGATATTGAGTAAATCGCTGGAGGGTATTATCACCAGCTGGAACCGCGGCGCCCAGCGTATGTTTGGCTATACGGAAGCAGAAATGGTAGGGCAATCGATACTGAAACTGATACCCGAAGAGCGGCAGGACGAAGAACCGGTGATCCTCTCGAAACTGCGGAATGGTGAGCGGGTGGATCATTTTGAAACCAAACGTTTAACCAGCGATGGCCGGCAGATAGATGTATCGCTAACCATTTCGCCTATCCACGATGCTTCGGGCGCGGTAATTGGGATATCGAAAATTGCCCGGGATATTTCTGAGCAAAAGCTGGACGAACAACGCAAGAACGATTTTATTGGGATGGCCAGCCACGAGTTGAAAACGCCCTTAACTTCGCTTTCGGCCCTGATCCAGGTGTTGAATATGAAGCTGCACAATAATGAAGACGCCTTTGTTCCATCGGCATTAGAAAAAGCCAACACTCAGGTGCGTAAAATGAGCAGCATGATCAATGGCTTCCTGAATATATCAAGGCTGGAATCGGGTAAATTACAAATAGAAAAACGCCCGTTTGAACTGAACGCTCTGATTGATGAAATGATCGGTGAAATTAAACTGACCGTCGCGTCGCATACTTTTGTTTTTGAACCCCAGGGTGATTTGAAGGTTGATGCCGATCCGGATAAGATAGGGTCGGTAATATCCAACTTGCTCTCAAACGCGGTAAAATATTCGCCTAAGGGCAAACTGGTAACTGTGAGTGCCGAAGTTATAGGTAACGAAGTGCAGGTAAGTGTAAAGGATGAAGGCATGGGCATTAAACCCAACGATATGCCGCACCTGTTCGACAGGTATTACCGGGTAAACAGCGAACACACCCGCAATATTTCAGGTTTTGGAATAGGCCTGTACCTCAGCGCCGAGATCATCCATCGTCATGATGGCCGCATTTGGGCCGAAAGCGAAAAGGGGGTGGGTTCTACGTTTTATTTTACGCTGCCGTTGTGA
- a CDS encoding efflux RND transporter periplasmic adaptor subunit, with amino-acid sequence MKNKHITTVLALAAALTILSSCGSGKKEKAEAADSASAAPAVIETITAEKGKLSTSLQVPGELTAYQQVELYAKVNSYVKKMLVDVGSQVQAGQLLVSLEAPEINSQLSAAKSRIAQQQAIYLASKANYERLLNTSKTPGTVSQNDLDQAEARKNADYANVEAAKSASEEVTANRNYLEIRAPFDGVISARNVNLGAYVGPSGKGGPLLVLQQQNKLRLVISIPESSTGGLSTKDEVSFTVRSLPNQTFKAKVARLAGALDEKLRSERLEMDVQNNNKKLLPGMYAEVNLPLPGRDSAFVIPKTALAISTEKVFVIRVVNHKAEWVNVQKGLQAGDKVEVYGDLKPGDILVKNANDEIRDGQDVNDKK; translated from the coding sequence ATGAAAAATAAACATATCACAACTGTATTAGCGCTGGCAGCAGCCCTTACCATATTATCGTCCTGCGGTTCGGGCAAAAAAGAAAAAGCCGAAGCCGCGGACAGTGCATCGGCAGCGCCGGCGGTTATTGAGACCATTACGGCCGAAAAAGGCAAACTAAGCACCAGCCTTCAGGTACCGGGCGAACTGACCGCTTATCAGCAGGTGGAATTATACGCCAAGGTAAACAGCTACGTTAAGAAAATGCTGGTTGACGTTGGCTCGCAGGTGCAGGCCGGCCAGTTATTGGTAAGCCTTGAAGCGCCCGAGATCAACTCGCAACTGTCGGCGGCTAAATCGCGCATCGCGCAGCAGCAGGCTATTTACCTGGCCAGTAAAGCCAATTACGAGCGTTTGCTGAATACCAGCAAAACACCAGGAACGGTTTCGCAAAACGACCTTGACCAGGCCGAGGCCCGCAAAAACGCCGACTATGCTAACGTAGAGGCGGCTAAATCAGCATCGGAAGAGGTAACTGCAAATCGCAATTATTTAGAGATCCGCGCGCCGTTTGATGGCGTGATCAGTGCCCGTAATGTAAACCTGGGCGCCTACGTTGGTCCATCCGGCAAAGGCGGCCCGCTGCTGGTATTGCAGCAGCAAAACAAACTGCGTTTGGTGATATCTATCCCCGAATCATCAACCGGTGGCCTGAGCACTAAAGACGAGGTGAGTTTTACCGTACGTTCGTTGCCTAATCAAACCTTTAAAGCCAAAGTGGCCCGTTTAGCCGGCGCGCTGGATGAAAAACTGCGCTCAGAGCGTTTAGAAATGGATGTGCAGAACAATAATAAAAAACTGCTGCCCGGTATGTATGCCGAAGTAAACCTGCCACTGCCCGGCCGCGACAGCGCCTTTGTGATCCCGAAGACCGCGCTGGCCATATCAACCGAAAAAGTATTTGTGATACGTGTGGTTAACCACAAAGCCGAATGGGTAAACGTGCAAAAGGGCCTGCAGGCCGGCGATAAAGTAGAAGTTTACGGCGATCTGAAACCCGGCGATATATTAGTGAAAAATGCCAACGACGAGATCCGAGATGGACAGGATGTAAACGATAAGAAGTAA